The Streptococcus respiraculi sequence AGGTCGTCTGGTCAGGATTCATCATGCCGATTTTTGAGCCAAATTCAATGGACATATTGCAAATGGTCATGCGTTCTTCCATACTGAGGCGCTCTACCGCACCCCCACGGTATTCCACCGCATACCCTACTCCCAAGCCAACTCCGTGCTTAGCAATCAGGGCTAGGATAAAATCTTTGGCATAGACTCCTTTTGGAGCTTGTCCAACAAATTCCACCAAGAGTTTCTTGGGCTTAACCTGCCAAATGGTTTGGGTGGCAAAGACATGTTCGACCTCGCTCGTACCAATACCAAAGGCTAAGGCACCAAAAGCCCCATGCGTTGCTGTATGGCTATCTCCACAGACGATAAATTTTCCCGGCTGTGTGCGACCTGTTTCTGGCCCAATCATGTGGACAATGCCTTGGAGTTCTGAGCCATGGTCGGCACAGTCAATGCCAAACTCGGCCACGTTTTCTGCTAATTTATCCATTTGCGCCTTTGAAATCACATCTCTGATATCATAGATATTGACGGTTGGCACATTGTGGTCAAAGGTGCCATAGGTCAAATCAGGTCTTCTCAGGCGTCTACCTGCCTCACGCAAGCCTTGAAAGGCCTGAGGACTGGTCACCTCATGGATATAATGTTGATCCACATACATGAGCTGGGGTTGCCCTTCATTACCTGTAATGACATGGCGCTCCCAGACCTTATCTAAAATTGATTTTCCAGCCATGCTACCTCCAAATCCAATACATAATAGCAACGTCTAGGATGAGCCCAAGCAGCCAAGCTACTTGAAAGTACCATTTTTTCGTCTTATGGTGAAAACGAGTTCCACCAGCCCATGCTCCAAGACCTCCTCCAAAAATGCTCATTGCTAGTAAAGTCTTTTCTGGAATGCGATAGACCTGTTTCCTCGCTTTTCCCTTATCCAACCCATAAGTCAAAAAGACAATTAAATTCCAGACCACGAGGGTCATACTCACCATTTGTTTGATTGTCATAAGTACCTGATAATCGCATCTACCGCTTCCTGGGTAGAGGCATTTCCTCCTAAATCTCTCGTCAAAATACCTTGTGTAAAACTGGCTGCAACAGCATCTTCTATTTGTCTTGCGACAGCTAGTTCACCAAAGGTCTCCCGCAACATCATCGCCACCGATAAAATCATGCTGACGGGATTGGCAAT is a genomic window containing:
- a CDS encoding DUF1294 domain-containing protein — its product is MTIKQMVSMTLVVWNLIVFLTYGLDKGKARKQVYRIPEKTLLAMSIFGGGLGAWAGGTRFHHKTKKWYFQVAWLLGLILDVAIMYWIWR
- the leuC gene encoding 3-isopropylmalate dehydratase large subunit, whose amino-acid sequence is MAGKSILDKVWERHVITGNEGQPQLMYVDQHYIHEVTSPQAFQGLREAGRRLRRPDLTYGTFDHNVPTVNIYDIRDVISKAQMDKLAENVAEFGIDCADHGSELQGIVHMIGPETGRTQPGKFIVCGDSHTATHGAFGALAFGIGTSEVEHVFATQTIWQVKPKKLLVEFVGQAPKGVYAKDFILALIAKHGVGLGVGYAVEYRGGAVERLSMEERMTICNMSIEFGSKIGMMNPDQTTYDYVRETANAPRDIEAAIADWQTLVSDEDAVYDKVIRMDVSNLAPMVTWGTNPSMGVAVDEAFPDIKDINDERAYQYMGTRPGQKIEEIELGYIFIGSCTNARLSDLALAAKFVKGKKIAPNLTAIVVPGSRPVKRAAEKMGLDKIFLEAGFEWRDPGCSMCLGMNPDKVPDGVHCASTSNRNFEDRQGFGAKTHLCSPAMAAAAAIAGRFVDVRKLVEVG